Proteins from one Ovis aries strain OAR_USU_Benz2616 breed Rambouillet chromosome 12, ARS-UI_Ramb_v3.0, whole genome shotgun sequence genomic window:
- the FAAP20 gene encoding Fanconi anemia core complex-associated protein 20, with protein MRRSRLSLSRRRPPSGAGPPSNTSGSLPDGGECAKLWTELLRTASADLNEDGELPPLPAFPGQEPKRSPERPPLERFTVGTETFFWTPFPPPPPGRGGDSGGSDLVLRAVRGHTGSPQQYAAPELRGTPSAEEQLSEEQPSQRQPSVDGATTLQSCPMCQVDFVPGLAQLDIDSHLAQCLADSTDDIECGVMTEVDRGTQQTDQPQVNLFLQLQGGRAAPGICGEGSGPPADVLCELCLGGPVQGGFSLVPSVHRFWKSLIFSAAMAAKV; from the exons ATGCGGAGGTCGCGGCTAAGTCTGAGCCGCCGGAGGCCGCCCTCTGGGGCCGG GCCTCCGAGCAATACCTCCGGGTCCCTCCCGGATGGCGGCGAGTGCGCGAAGCTGTGGACTGAGTTGCTGCGCACCGCGAGCGCAGACCTGAACGAGGACGGCGAGCTGCCGCCGCTGCCCGCGTTCCCCGGCCAG GAGCCCAAGCGCAGTCCTGAGCGCCCGCCCCTGGAAAGATTCACCGTGGGAACCGAGACCTTTTTCTGGACGCCCTTCCCGCCGCCCCCGCCGGGGCGAGGCGGGGACTCGGGCGGCTCCGACCTTGTGCTCAGAGCGGTCCGGGGGCACACGGGGTCCCCCCAACAATATGCAGCGCCCGAGCTCCGCGGAACCCCCAGCGCCGAGGAGCAGCTGTCAGAGGAGCAGCCCTCCCAGCGACAGCCGTCAGTGGACGGTGCGACGACCCTGCAGAGCTGTCCCATGTGCCAAGTCGACTTCGTCCCGGG GCTGGCGCAGCTGGACATCGACAGCCAcctggcccagtgcctggcagaCAGTACGGATGACATAGAGTG CGGTGTGATGACTGAGGTGGACAGGGGCACCCAGCAGACGGACCAACCCCAG GTGAACCTGTTCCTGCAGCTGCAGGGAGGCAGAGCAGCCCCTGGAATTTGCGGAGAGGGATCAGGTCCGCCTGCTGACGTCCTGTGTGAGCTTTGTCTTGGAGGCCCTGTGCAGGGGGGCTTCTCTCTTGTGCCGTCAGTCCATAGGTTCTGGAAGAGCCTCATCTTCAGCGCAGCCATGGCTGCAAAAGTCTAA